In Streptomyces sp. P3, one DNA window encodes the following:
- a CDS encoding LysR family transcriptional regulator, whose translation MDIKQLKAIVTVAEVGSVTRAAELLHLVQPAVTRQIRTLEQELGIDLFERTGQGMRPTDAGAIMVDRARRALNELERARAEVRPSPGAVTGIVTVGLLESTSDLLAEPLVTAVARDHPGVELRLMTAYSGHLQQWLDAGDLDLTLLYNLDSTPSLNAHPLVREHLCAVAPASAGLRPDHPVPFTEAARHPLVMPASGHALRRLIDAAAVRAGAAMDVVVQTNSMRVQKQLVQAGHGWTVLPGVGIAEDVARGALSAAPLSEPDVWRSIVLGTPRHGRTPPAVEVVARELVRQVNSAVRQGRWPSAQVHGSDTENT comes from the coding sequence TTGGACATCAAGCAGCTCAAGGCGATCGTCACGGTCGCCGAGGTGGGCAGCGTCACGCGCGCCGCGGAGCTGCTGCACCTCGTGCAGCCCGCGGTCACCCGGCAGATCCGCACCCTTGAGCAGGAACTCGGCATCGACCTCTTCGAGCGGACCGGGCAGGGCATGCGGCCCACCGACGCCGGAGCGATCATGGTCGACCGCGCCCGGCGCGCCCTGAACGAACTGGAGCGGGCGCGCGCCGAGGTGCGGCCGAGCCCGGGTGCGGTGACGGGCATCGTCACCGTCGGGCTGCTGGAGAGCACGAGCGATCTGCTGGCCGAGCCGCTGGTGACCGCTGTCGCCCGCGACCACCCCGGCGTCGAGCTTCGCCTGATGACCGCCTACTCCGGCCATCTGCAGCAGTGGCTCGACGCCGGCGACCTCGACCTGACCCTGCTCTACAACCTCGACAGCACCCCCTCCCTCAACGCCCACCCACTGGTGCGGGAGCACCTGTGTGCCGTCGCTCCGGCCTCCGCCGGCCTCCGCCCCGACCACCCCGTGCCGTTCACGGAAGCGGCCCGGCACCCTCTCGTCATGCCCGCCTCGGGCCACGCCCTGCGCCGCCTGATCGACGCGGCGGCGGTGCGCGCCGGAGCCGCCATGGACGTCGTCGTCCAGACCAACTCCATGCGCGTACAGAAACAGCTCGTCCAGGCAGGGCACGGATGGACTGTCCTACCCGGCGTGGGCATCGCCGAGGACGTGGCGCGGGGCGCGCTGAGCGCCGCCCCGCTGAGCGAACCCGACGTGTGGCGCTCGATCGTCCTCGGCACACCGAGGCACGGGCGCACGCCGCCTGCCGTGGAGGTCGTCGCGCGCGAGCTGGTCCGACAGGTCAACTCAGCCGTTCGGCAGGGCAGATGGCCTTCCGCCCAGGTCCACGGGTCCGACACCGAGAACACGTGA
- a CDS encoding CaiB/BaiF CoA-transferase family protein has translation MTEHPEKPPLAGITVVSIEQAVAAPFATRQLADLGARVIKVERHGGGDFARRYDTTVHGESSYFVWLNRSKESVTLDLKSDAGRRILDQLLAGADVFVQNLAPGAAARTGLGAEALAERFPSLIPCSVSGYGTSGPWADRKAYDLLIQCQTGLVSLTGNEHGAARVGISIADIAAGMYAYSGILTALFTRATTGAVRAVEVSLFEALAEWLSQPAYYTRFGGTQPPRVGTQHATIAPYGAYTCADGKDVLFSIQNEREWAALCERFLGQPGLATDPRFATGSARVGHRTELNAIVAERFGELNSEDVTKLLDEAGIANSGVNDVEEFLAHPVLSERGRWRDVRIPGEAVVPTLLPPVDLAGTAPRMGPVPAAGEHTGTILAELGYGSTDIDRLRADSVI, from the coding sequence ATGACCGAGCACCCCGAGAAACCGCCGCTGGCCGGCATCACCGTCGTCAGCATCGAGCAGGCGGTGGCCGCTCCCTTCGCCACCCGCCAGCTGGCCGATCTCGGCGCCCGGGTCATCAAGGTGGAGCGGCACGGCGGGGGCGACTTCGCCCGCCGGTACGACACCACGGTGCACGGCGAGTCCAGCTACTTCGTGTGGCTCAACCGGTCGAAGGAATCCGTCACGCTCGACCTGAAGTCGGACGCGGGCCGCAGGATCCTGGACCAGCTGCTCGCCGGAGCCGACGTGTTCGTGCAGAACCTGGCGCCGGGCGCGGCCGCGAGGACGGGCCTGGGCGCCGAAGCCCTCGCCGAGCGCTTCCCCTCCCTGATCCCCTGCTCCGTCTCCGGCTACGGAACCAGCGGCCCCTGGGCCGACCGCAAGGCGTACGACCTCCTGATCCAGTGCCAGACCGGCCTGGTCTCGCTGACCGGCAACGAGCACGGGGCGGCTCGCGTCGGGATATCGATCGCAGACATCGCCGCAGGCATGTACGCCTACTCCGGCATCCTCACCGCCCTTTTCACCCGGGCGACCACGGGCGCCGTACGGGCCGTGGAGGTGTCGCTGTTCGAGGCCCTGGCCGAGTGGCTGAGCCAGCCCGCCTACTACACCCGCTTCGGTGGCACCCAGCCCCCGCGCGTCGGCACCCAGCACGCCACCATCGCCCCCTACGGTGCCTACACCTGCGCGGACGGCAAGGACGTGCTGTTCTCCATCCAGAACGAGCGCGAATGGGCGGCCCTGTGCGAGCGGTTCCTGGGCCAGCCGGGGCTTGCCACGGACCCGCGGTTCGCCACCGGCTCGGCCCGCGTCGGCCACCGCACGGAGCTGAACGCGATCGTGGCCGAGCGGTTCGGCGAGCTGAACAGCGAAGACGTGACCAAACTGCTGGACGAGGCCGGCATCGCCAACTCGGGCGTGAACGACGTCGAGGAGTTCCTGGCCCACCCGGTGCTCAGCGAACGAGGCCGATGGCGCGACGTACGGATCCCCGGGGAAGCCGTGGTGCCCACGCTGCTGCCGCCGGTCGACCTGGCGGGAACCGCCCCGCGCATGGGGCCGGTGCCCGCAGCCGGGGAGCACACCGGGACCATCCTGGCCGAACTGGGATACGGCAGCACCGACATCGACCGCCTCAGGGCCGACAGCGTCATCTGA
- a CDS encoding acyl-CoA dehydrogenase family protein, translated as MSTLDILAEDEQFIVRTVRDFVDKEVKPVVQELEHTNTYPEALIEQMKTLGIFGLAVPEEYGGTPVSTPCYVLITEELARGWMSLAGAMGGHTVVVKLLLRFGTEEQKRHYLPRMATGRIRATMALTEPGGGSDLQAMRTVARKDADGYLVNGAKTWITNSRRSGLIALLCKTDPDATPAHQGISILLVEHGPGLTVSRDLPKLGYKGVESCELAFEDYRAPANAVLGGAEGKGFAQMMKGLETGRLQVAARALGVGRAAFEDALAYAQERESFGKPIWKHQAIGNYLADMATSLTAARQLTLYAAREADAGRRVDMEAGMAKLLASETAMQIALNAVRIHGGYGYSTEFDVERYFRDAPLMIVGEGTNEIQRNVIASQLVKRGGLDA; from the coding sequence ATGAGCACCCTCGACATCCTCGCCGAGGACGAGCAGTTCATCGTCCGCACGGTGCGCGACTTCGTCGACAAGGAGGTGAAGCCCGTCGTCCAGGAACTGGAACACACCAACACCTACCCCGAAGCCCTGATCGAGCAGATGAAGACGCTCGGCATCTTCGGCCTCGCAGTCCCCGAGGAGTACGGCGGCACCCCGGTCTCCACCCCTTGCTACGTCCTGATCACCGAGGAACTCGCCCGCGGCTGGATGAGCCTGGCCGGCGCGATGGGAGGCCACACGGTCGTCGTCAAACTGCTGCTGCGGTTCGGCACGGAGGAACAGAAGCGCCACTACCTGCCGAGGATGGCCACCGGCCGGATCCGCGCCACCATGGCCCTCACCGAGCCCGGCGGCGGCTCCGACCTCCAGGCGATGCGCACCGTCGCCCGCAAGGACGCCGACGGCTATCTGGTGAACGGCGCGAAGACGTGGATCACCAATTCCCGCCGCTCCGGCCTGATCGCCCTGCTGTGCAAGACCGACCCCGACGCCACGCCCGCACACCAGGGTATCTCGATCCTCCTCGTCGAGCACGGGCCGGGCCTGACCGTCTCCCGTGACCTGCCCAAGCTCGGCTACAAGGGCGTGGAGAGCTGCGAGTTGGCCTTCGAGGACTATCGAGCGCCCGCGAATGCAGTCCTCGGTGGTGCGGAGGGCAAGGGCTTCGCGCAGATGATGAAGGGGTTGGAGACCGGCCGCCTCCAGGTCGCCGCCCGCGCGCTCGGCGTCGGCCGGGCGGCCTTCGAGGACGCGCTCGCATACGCGCAGGAGCGGGAGTCGTTCGGCAAGCCGATCTGGAAGCACCAGGCCATCGGCAACTACCTCGCCGACATGGCGACGTCACTCACCGCCGCCCGCCAGCTCACCCTGTACGCCGCCCGCGAGGCAGACGCGGGCCGCCGCGTGGACATGGAGGCCGGAATGGCCAAACTCCTCGCCTCCGAGACGGCCATGCAGATCGCGCTCAACGCCGTCCGCATCCACGGCGGTTACGGCTACTCCACCGAGTTCGACGTCGAGCGCTACTTCCGGGACGCCCCGCTGATGATCGTCGGCGAGGGCACCAACGAGATCCAGCGCAACGTCATCGCAAGCCAGCTGGTCAAGCGCGGAGGTCTGGACGCTTGA
- a CDS encoding pirin family protein: MSNLDRSPVPSVCGGRGFVVAEPVRELLSPRHVKLGGSTEVRRLLPNLGRRMIGAWAFVDHYGPDDIADEPGMQVPPHPHMGLQTVSWLHEGEVLHRDSTGSLQTVRPRELGLMTSGRAISHSEESPRSHARFLHGAQLWVALPDAHRHTDPHFEHHPDLPVAAAPGLRATVLLGDLDGAVSPGTAYTPIVGADLTLAHGADVRLPLQPDFEYGVLSMSGEVHVDGVPLLPGSLLYLGCGRTELPLRAESDAGLMLLGGEPFEEELVMWWNFVGRSHAEIEQAREDWMKGTRFGEVTGYDGAPLPAPELPPGPLKPRGRVR; the protein is encoded by the coding sequence ATGAGCAACCTTGACCGATCGCCCGTGCCGAGCGTGTGCGGCGGCCGCGGCTTCGTCGTCGCCGAGCCCGTCCGTGAGCTGCTGAGCCCCCGCCACGTGAAGCTCGGCGGATCGACGGAGGTACGACGGCTGCTGCCGAACCTGGGCCGGCGCATGATCGGCGCCTGGGCCTTCGTCGACCACTACGGCCCGGACGACATCGCCGACGAGCCCGGCATGCAGGTCCCGCCGCACCCGCACATGGGTCTGCAGACCGTCAGCTGGCTGCACGAGGGCGAGGTGCTGCACCGCGACTCCACCGGCAGCCTCCAGACGGTCCGGCCCCGCGAACTCGGACTGATGACCTCGGGGCGCGCCATCAGCCACTCCGAGGAGAGCCCGCGCTCACACGCCCGGTTTCTGCACGGCGCCCAGCTGTGGGTGGCGCTGCCCGACGCGCACCGGCACACCGACCCGCACTTCGAGCACCACCCCGACCTGCCCGTCGCCGCTGCCCCCGGCCTCCGCGCCACCGTGCTCCTCGGCGACCTGGACGGGGCCGTCTCGCCCGGCACGGCGTACACACCCATCGTGGGCGCCGACCTCACGCTGGCCCACGGCGCGGACGTGCGGCTGCCGCTCCAGCCCGACTTCGAGTACGGCGTGCTGTCGATGTCCGGCGAGGTCCACGTGGACGGCGTCCCGCTGCTCCCCGGTTCGCTGCTCTACCTCGGCTGCGGCCGCACCGAACTGCCGCTGCGCGCGGAGTCCGACGCCGGTCTGATGCTCCTCGGCGGCGAACCGTTCGAGGAGGAGCTGGTCATGTGGTGGAACTTCGTCGGCCGCAGCCACGCCGAGATCGAGCAGGCACGCGAGGACTGGATGAAGGGCACCCGTTTCGGTGAGGTGACGGGCTACGACGGCGCTCCGCTGCCCGCGCCGGAGCTGCCGCCCGGGCCGCTGAAACCACGTGGCAGGGTGCGCTGA
- a CDS encoding ATP-binding protein, whose translation MSSPAQSRSHESVSVRDSPRTAALHLAGSEEGFARARDFTHRTLDCWSLGHCGDDAITVVTELAANAVLHALPHSGTDRFPVLLRLTLRRSHLVCAVTDPSDRPPVCPRFTDDLLEHGRGLHIVEALSEHWGWTRRFPLGKTVWAMLPTRPSS comes from the coding sequence GTGTCATCACCTGCGCAGTCCCGAAGTCATGAGTCCGTCTCCGTCCGCGACTCGCCCAGAACCGCCGCCCTGCACCTCGCGGGCAGCGAGGAGGGATTCGCCCGGGCACGCGACTTCACCCACCGCACCCTGGACTGCTGGTCCCTCGGCCACTGCGGCGACGACGCGATCACCGTCGTCACCGAACTGGCCGCCAACGCGGTCCTGCACGCGCTCCCCCACAGCGGGACGGACCGGTTCCCCGTACTGCTCAGGCTCACCCTTCGGCGCTCGCACCTGGTGTGCGCCGTCACCGATCCGAGCGACCGCCCGCCCGTCTGCCCGCGGTTCACGGACGACCTCCTCGAACACGGACGCGGACTGCACATCGTCGAAGCCCTCTCGGAGCACTGGGGATGGACCCGCCGCTTCCCCCTGGGCAAGACCGTCTGGGCCATGCTGCCGACGCGCCCCTCTTCCTGA
- a CDS encoding DUF397 domain-containing protein, with protein MPSVPNGVRASSLGVRWVKSSHSNAEGNCVEVAALDGGGVALRNSRDPDGPALVYTPAEVAAFVAGAKGGEFDHLT; from the coding sequence ATGCCGTCGGTGCCGAACGGAGTGCGGGCGAGCTCGCTGGGCGTGCGCTGGGTCAAGAGCAGCCACAGCAACGCCGAGGGCAACTGTGTCGAGGTCGCGGCCCTCGACGGGGGAGGAGTCGCGCTGCGCAACTCCCGTGATCCCGACGGGCCCGCGCTGGTGTACACGCCGGCGGAGGTGGCCGCGTTCGTCGCCGGGGCCAAGGGCGGGGAGTTCGACCATCTGACGTGA
- a CDS encoding helix-turn-helix transcriptional regulator codes for MSAESPRVSRLEPYLNRAEPAPTLLKMLVGVQLSGIREDAGLSQEQAARSLGFSPAKLSRIEAGKGRRPPAETDVRALLSLYEADDHEASMLLRLLRQAGEPGWWQRYDKRLMPEWFDRLVGLQEAATAIRTFEIQYVPGLFQTPAYARAVVERGLPSATSREVERRVELRTRRTELLRRPDAPQVWAILDESVLLRVLGSREVMREQLAHLVELAALPHVTVQVVPLDVTHASAPAIPVTYLRFAGVDLPDVVYLEQIRSATFLEDRDETEEYRVALDRLADEALNPRDSVALLEATARERYP; via the coding sequence ATGTCTGCCGAGTCGCCTCGCGTCTCACGCCTCGAACCGTATCTGAACCGGGCCGAACCCGCCCCGACCTTGCTGAAAATGCTGGTCGGTGTACAGCTGTCGGGCATCCGGGAGGACGCCGGCCTCTCCCAGGAACAGGCCGCCCGCTCCCTCGGGTTCAGCCCGGCGAAGCTGTCGCGCATCGAGGCCGGCAAGGGGCGCAGGCCGCCCGCCGAGACGGACGTCCGCGCACTACTGTCGTTGTACGAGGCCGACGACCACGAGGCCTCCATGCTGTTGAGGCTGCTGCGGCAGGCGGGGGAGCCGGGGTGGTGGCAGCGCTACGACAAGCGGTTGATGCCCGAGTGGTTCGACCGGTTGGTGGGGCTGCAGGAGGCCGCCACGGCGATCCGCACCTTCGAGATCCAGTACGTGCCGGGTCTGTTCCAGACGCCCGCCTACGCACGCGCCGTCGTGGAGCGGGGGCTGCCGTCGGCGACGTCCCGGGAGGTGGAACGCCGGGTCGAGCTGCGGACCCGCCGCACCGAACTGCTGCGGCGGCCGGACGCCCCGCAGGTGTGGGCGATCCTCGACGAGTCGGTGCTGCTGCGGGTGCTGGGCAGCCGCGAGGTGATGCGGGAGCAGCTCGCCCACCTGGTGGAGCTGGCCGCTCTGCCCCATGTCACCGTCCAGGTGGTGCCGCTCGACGTCACCCACGCCTCGGCGCCCGCCATACCCGTCACCTATCTGCGCTTCGCCGGCGTCGATCTGCCCGATGTCGTCTATCTGGAGCAGATCAGGAGCGCCACCTTCCTCGAGGACCGGGACGAGACGGAGGAGTACCGGGTCGCCCTGGACCGGCTGGCCGACGAGGCGCTGAACCCGCGTGACTCCGTCGCACTGCTGGAGGCGACCGCACGGGAGCGCTACCCCTGA
- a CDS encoding SAM-dependent methyltransferase: MQPGRQLSTKIDETIPTAARMYDHYLGGKDNYAADRAACEELDKVVPSTRVLALNNRRFLQRVVRTLAQEHGIRQFLDHGSGLPTQDNVHQVAQRVDPRTHVVYVDNDPMVLVHGRALLEQDERTTVIHADLRDTQAVLDHEDTRRLIDFSQPVAVLYNSVFHCIPDSESDGPQAVVRGVRERLAPGSCLVMCQLVSEDAEVRAFVTDFMDKATQGHWGRVRQEKDVAALFEGMEILHPGLVEVSAWRPDTDVAPRQLTQEWIEFGGVGRLG; this comes from the coding sequence ATGCAGCCAGGCAGGCAGTTGTCCACGAAGATCGACGAGACGATCCCGACTGCCGCACGCATGTACGACCACTACCTGGGCGGCAAGGACAACTACGCGGCCGACCGCGCCGCCTGCGAGGAACTCGACAAGGTCGTCCCGAGCACGCGCGTCCTCGCGCTGAACAACCGGCGTTTCCTGCAGCGCGTCGTGCGGACCCTGGCGCAGGAGCACGGGATCCGGCAGTTCCTCGACCACGGCTCCGGCCTGCCCACGCAGGACAACGTGCACCAGGTAGCCCAGCGCGTCGACCCGCGTACGCATGTCGTCTACGTCGACAACGACCCCATGGTCCTCGTGCACGGGCGGGCCCTGCTGGAGCAGGACGAGCGGACCACCGTCATCCACGCCGACCTGCGCGACACGCAGGCCGTCCTCGACCACGAGGACACCCGGCGGCTGATCGACTTCTCACAGCCGGTCGCCGTGCTGTACAACTCGGTCTTCCACTGCATCCCCGACAGCGAGAGCGACGGGCCGCAGGCGGTGGTGCGCGGGGTCCGCGAACGCCTCGCGCCCGGCAGCTGCCTGGTGATGTGCCAGCTGGTCAGCGAGGACGCCGAGGTAAGGGCCTTCGTCACCGACTTCATGGACAAGGCCACCCAGGGCCACTGGGGCCGGGTGCGCCAGGAGAAGGACGTGGCCGCACTGTTCGAAGGCATGGAGATCCTCCACCCCGGACTGGTCGAGGTCTCGGCCTGGCGACCGGACACCGACGTGGCGCCCCGCCAGCTCACCCAGGAGTGGATCGAGTTCGGCGGAGTCGGCCGACTGGGCTGA
- a CDS encoding transcriptional regulator, whose protein sequence is MEPQGPQTQRAQEQERERDVILRALVPVVDGIAATFGPVCEVVLHDYRRPERSVVAVAGAVTGRTVGGAMSEIGMRVLARGDAADDELNYVTRTGAGKLVKSSTMVLRDSTDAVFGALCVNVDVTEVDRARTVLAALAGTATGPSDPPATTFGDDIDSVVDALLDAHLLRQDQTWAGLDRPRRLALFRSLDERGVFAVRRAIEQTAARLGISRASAYTYLSQARATPATGADDADDTSEGARS, encoded by the coding sequence ATGGAACCTCAGGGCCCGCAGACGCAGCGGGCACAGGAGCAGGAACGGGAGCGGGACGTGATCCTGCGCGCCCTCGTCCCCGTCGTCGACGGCATCGCGGCCACCTTCGGCCCGGTGTGCGAGGTGGTGCTGCACGACTACCGGCGGCCGGAGAGGTCCGTCGTCGCCGTCGCCGGAGCGGTGACCGGACGGACGGTCGGCGGCGCGATGAGCGAGATCGGCATGCGGGTCCTCGCCCGCGGGGACGCCGCCGACGACGAGCTGAACTACGTCACCCGCACCGGCGCCGGAAAGCTGGTGAAGTCGTCCACGATGGTGCTGCGCGACTCCACGGACGCGGTCTTCGGAGCCCTCTGCGTCAACGTGGACGTCACCGAGGTGGACCGGGCGCGCACGGTGCTGGCCGCTCTCGCGGGGACGGCGACCGGGCCGTCCGACCCGCCGGCGACCACGTTCGGCGACGACATCGACTCCGTCGTGGACGCCCTCCTCGACGCCCATCTGCTGCGTCAGGACCAGACCTGGGCCGGCCTCGACCGGCCGCGGCGGCTGGCCCTCTTCCGCAGCCTGGACGAGCGCGGTGTGTTCGCCGTGCGTCGCGCGATCGAACAGACCGCCGCCCGCCTCGGCATCTCGCGCGCCTCCGCCTACACCTACCTCTCGCAGGCCAGAGCCACCCCGGCGACCGGGGCGGACGACGCCGACGACACCTCTGAAGGAGCACGTTCGTGA
- a CDS encoding threo-3-hydroxy-L-aspartate ammonia-lyase has translation MTTTPLPITLDDVRDAAARLKGVAHRTPVLRSRTLDRIVGAEVLLKCENFQRVGAFKFRGAYNAASRLTPEQLARGIVAYSSGNHAQAVALAARELGTTAVIVMPEDAPRSKRAAAEGYGAEIVTYDRYTGDRVAIAEALAADRGLALIPPYEHPHVMAGQGTAALELLEEAGELDALLVPVGGGGLIAGSATAVKGLRPGIRVVGVEPEAGDDTKQSLEAGRRVEIPVPRTIADGQAVHTPGELTFSVNRRLVDSIALVTDDEIRAAMRFAFERLKIVVEPSGATPIAALLAGRLGDLPRRVGVIVSGGNVDAGRFAELFGEAACV, from the coding sequence GTGACGACCACGCCCCTGCCGATCACCCTCGACGACGTCCGCGACGCGGCCGCCCGGCTCAAGGGCGTCGCGCACCGCACCCCCGTGCTGCGCTCCCGGACCCTCGACCGGATCGTGGGCGCCGAGGTCCTGCTGAAGTGCGAGAACTTCCAGCGCGTCGGCGCCTTCAAGTTCCGCGGCGCCTACAACGCGGCCTCCCGGCTCACCCCCGAACAGCTCGCCCGGGGCATCGTCGCGTACTCCTCCGGCAACCACGCCCAGGCCGTCGCCCTGGCCGCCCGGGAACTGGGCACGACCGCGGTGATCGTCATGCCGGAGGACGCGCCGCGCTCCAAGCGGGCGGCGGCAGAGGGCTACGGGGCCGAGATCGTCACCTACGACCGTTACACCGGCGACCGCGTCGCGATCGCCGAGGCGCTGGCCGCCGACCGGGGCCTGGCGTTGATCCCGCCCTACGAGCACCCGCACGTGATGGCGGGCCAGGGTACCGCCGCCCTCGAACTCCTGGAGGAGGCAGGTGAGTTGGACGCCCTGCTGGTGCCGGTCGGGGGCGGCGGGCTGATCGCAGGCAGCGCGACCGCGGTCAAGGGGCTGCGGCCCGGCATCCGAGTGGTCGGCGTCGAGCCCGAGGCCGGCGACGACACCAAGCAGTCCCTCGAGGCGGGCCGCCGGGTCGAGATCCCGGTGCCGCGCACCATCGCCGACGGGCAGGCCGTGCACACGCCGGGGGAGCTGACCTTCTCGGTGAACCGGCGGCTCGTCGACTCGATCGCGCTGGTCACGGACGACGAGATCCGTGCCGCCATGCGGTTCGCCTTCGAACGCCTGAAGATCGTCGTGGAGCCCAGCGGCGCCACACCGATCGCCGCGCTCCTCGCCGGACGGCTCGGCGACCTCCCCCGGCGCGTCGGCGTGATCGTCTCCGGCGGCAACGTCGACGCCGGCCGCTTCGCCGAGCTCTTCGGCGAAGCGGCCTGCGTCTGA